The following DNA comes from Streptomyces sp. NBC_00273.
TCGATCTGCCCGTCGCCGACAGCACGGCCAGTGTGGTCGCCGCCGTCGTGGCGGTGATCGGGCTCGGCCTGTCCGGGATCACCCTCCTGCGCGACCGCGGAAGCTCCGGCCCCGGCGGTGGCAGGACCGTCAGGGTCCGGGCCCGCGGCAGCGGCAGCATCGCCGCGGGCGGGGACCTACGGGGCAACGCCATCGGTGCCCGGTCCACAGCGACCGGGGCGGCCGGCCCCCCGGCCGGCGGCCGCCCGGCCCGGGGCGGGCAGGACGTCAGCGCGCGCGGCGCGGGTGCCGTCGGTGCGGGCGGGGACATCGTCGACAACGCCATGGGCGAGGACAGCGAGCGATGAGGCTGTGGCCCTGGCGGCGGGACTCCCGGGCACCGCGTCCGTCGCCACCGCCACCCGCACCGGAGGCGCCTGACGGGCGTGCGGTGGGACCGGGACCGGGGGAGCACCTGGACCCGGCGGGCCCGCCAGCTCCCGCGCGCGGGGCCGATCCCGGCGGGCAGGTCGGACGGTCCGAGGTCCGCGCGGACCGGGGCGCGCTCGGTGCCGGCGGCCACATGATGGGCAATGCCATCGGTACGGGCAGCAGCGCCACCCTGATCGAACAGGTGGTGGTCGGCTGGCCCCCCGGCCCCGAGCCGCCCCGCCGCCGGCAACTCGCACCCCCGCCGCTCGGCGAGACGGCGAACCGCGCGGGCATCAGCGCTTCCGTGAAGGAGGCGCTGTCGGACGGGGAGTGCGGGGGCCGGGCACCGGTGCTCTTCCTGGAGGGGTACGGCGGGATCGGGAAGACGACGGTCGCGCTCCAGACCTGCTGGCTTCCGGAAGTGGCCGAACGCTTCCCCGGCGGAGTGGTGTGGACGGTCATCGGCCAGTCCCGGACCGGGCCCGAACTGGCCGACCACATCGCGGACATCTGCGAGCACCTGTCCGGCCGCCGCCCGACGACCACCGATCCCCTCCTGGTCGGCGCCCTGCTCGGCGAGATCCTCGACGAGGGCGGTCCCGCCCTCGTGGTGGTCGACGACGTCTGGACGGAGGAACAGGTCAACGCCTTCCTCGTCGGAGGCATCGGATCCGCCCGGATGTTCACCGCACGCAACCGAGGCCTCGCGCCGGCCGTCGCCCGGATCGTCGAAGTCGGCCAGATGACGGAGGACGAGGCACGCGCGACCGCCTCGGCCGGCCTGCCCGAGCTCGACGCGTCGGTCCTGGAGAGCCTGCTGCGCTTCGCCAAGGGCTGGCCCGTCCTGCTCGGGCTGATCAACGCCTCGCTACGGGCCCACATCCGGGCCGGCGGACCGCCGGCAGAGGTGGCCGCCTGGGTCGCCCACCTCGTCGCCTCGGACGGGCCCGAGGCGCTCGACGCCACGATGCCGCCCCACATGCGCTCCACCGTCGCCGCGACGGTCAGCGCGAGCCTCGACCTGCTCTCCGCCGAGGAACGCGAACGCTACTTCGATCTGGCCGTCTTCGACGAGGACGCCGAAGTACCCGAACACGTCGTGGCCCTGCTGTGGAGCGTGACCGGGGGACTGGACCGCACCGAGAGCCGCAGGATGACGGCACTGCTCTCCACCCTGCGTCTGGTGTCGCAGCGGTGGTGCGACGGCGAGCCGGCGATCGCCGTCCACGACGTCCTGCGGTCGTACGTGCGCCACCAGATGTCCCCGCACGACCTGGTGACCCGCAACCGGTCGCTGGTGGCCGCGCTGCGCACGTTGCTGCCCGCCGGTGCGGCCGCCCAGTGGTGGCTGCTGCCGCCACGTGAGGAGTTCGCGCTCCAGTACCTCCCCTACCACCTCCAAGCGGCCGGGTTGCACGCCGAACTCGCCGAACTCGCCTGCGATCCACGGTGGATCGAATCACAGATCCGGTACCTGGGCTCGGTGGTGCTCGCCGTCTCCACCCTGTCCGGGATCGACACCGCCCGGGCCGCCGCGCTGGTGGCCGTACTCGACCGCGACGTCGAGGTCTTCGTCCCGGAGGCCGCCCCGTCGGCCGTCGGGGCGACCCTCGCCAGCCGGTTGGCGGGAACCGCGGAACTGGACGGAGTCGTCGAGCGTTACCTCGACGGGATGGCGCGCCCCCTGTTGCGCGCGCACTGGCCGCTGCCCGACACCGATGCGGCCACCGACGACGGGCACACCGGTCCCATCGGCGACTGCGCGGTGTCACCGCGCGGTGATGTCATCGCCACCGCGTCCGACGACCGGCTGGTGATCCTGTGGGACGCGGCCACCCTCCGGGTCCGCCACGTCCTGCGCGGGCACAGTCAGCGGGTCCGGGCCTGCGCGTTCAGCCCGGACGGATCCCGACTCCTGTCCGCGGCGACCGACGGAACCGTCCGGATCTGGAGCGTCGTCGACGGCCGTCCGCTGCACACCCTCGGGGAGCACTCCGCCCGCGTGCTGGGATGCGCGTGGTCCCCGGACGGCAGGTGGGCCGCCTCGACGACCGGTGACGGCACGGTGACCATCTGGGACGCCCGTACCGGCGAGAAGCGCCGCGAGATGCGCAGCCCGAGCGGAAACGAGTGGGACTGCGCCTTCACCCCTGACGGAGACGGCCTCGTGTCGGTCGGCGAGGACGGTGTCCTGCGGATGTGGGACACCGCCCGC
Coding sequences within:
- a CDS encoding NB-ARC domain-containing protein gives rise to the protein MGPGPGEHLDPAGPPAPARGADPGGQVGRSEVRADRGALGAGGHMMGNAIGTGSSATLIEQVVVGWPPGPEPPRRRQLAPPPLGETANRAGISASVKEALSDGECGGRAPVLFLEGYGGIGKTTVALQTCWLPEVAERFPGGVVWTVIGQSRTGPELADHIADICEHLSGRRPTTTDPLLVGALLGEILDEGGPALVVVDDVWTEEQVNAFLVGGIGSARMFTARNRGLAPAVARIVEVGQMTEDEARATASAGLPELDASVLESLLRFAKGWPVLLGLINASLRAHIRAGGPPAEVAAWVAHLVASDGPEALDATMPPHMRSTVAATVSASLDLLSAEERERYFDLAVFDEDAEVPEHVVALLWSVTGGLDRTESRRMTALLSTLRLVSQRWCDGEPAIAVHDVLRSYVRHQMSPHDLVTRNRSLVAALRTLLPAGAAAQWWLLPPREEFALQYLPYHLQAAGLHAELAELACDPRWIESQIRYLGSVVLAVSTLSGIDTARAAALVAVLDRDVEVFVPEAAPSAVGATLASRLAGTAELDGVVERYLDGMARPLLRAHWPLPDTDAATDDGHTGPIGDCAVSPRGDVIATASDDRLVILWDAATLRVRHVLRGHSQRVRACAFSPDGSRLLSAATDGTVRIWSVVDGRPLHTLGEHSARVLGCAWSPDGRWAASTTGDGTVTIWDARTGEKRREMRSPSGNEWDCAFTPDGDGLVSVGEDGVLRMWDTARGVARWSTVVHEGRIRCCTVAPSGTLMATVGSDATVRVLRTGTGELVHVLRAHTDRVRACAFSPDGTLLASASEDRTIRLWDTASGRQVRVLHGHTDWVGASVFTADGGTLISCGGDATLRTWDVTADTPPRTVRATRRAVGCCAFSADGRHVVAGHSDGVVQLFDIATGRVRFEVDGHDGRVLDCAVAPDGDVVTAGADGDLALWAAPTGELRRRFKRHSGRVWGCAVSPDGTRMASAGEDAVVRVHDLRTTEVLSELVNHDGHALGCAFSPDGELIASVGDDGTLRLWDSRTGRLRSTLSTGRESSLWSCCFSPDGSLLASVGSPATALTLWSTADRTVDTSVPIGGDRITGCAFSPSGRQIATCGDEGYLGVWDVATGTPLTGIRVAYPLHRCAWSAAGTGTGSMIAAAGNGGLYLFAYEDD